In the genome of Lathyrus oleraceus cultivar Zhongwan6 chromosome 4, CAAS_Psat_ZW6_1.0, whole genome shotgun sequence, the window ctcatgcattgtttaatgctccattacttcattctttgattctttgatttgattatacacctgtttacttatctgatttgtttgattaactgttgcctacttgtatgatgtatgaggcatatattcttattgtttgattgccatgaacaatccccattcataacaaatgtacccctctcccatgaagtgtataatgtttattctttcattctttattcatctgttaatacaagaattaaaacgaacgtccgataaccatttcaaaacaagatcaaaagctcgatccaacgtcgagtaatcattttcaaaacttaacagaaccaacacgtatttatccatccttttgtaagtcgattgcttcatgcatcgtcatttctcttgtaagtcgattgcttcaggcatcgcaatctacctgtaagtcgattgcctcaggcgTTGCCATCTACCCCGTAactcctctccttgctccatctgtcgactcttgttccgtttaggtagcacccattaggtagaaccctttgtatgataacataggtagaattccttcattctttgcatgctaacattaggtagatgttcccctttgtaaatcctaacacataggtccacattgcatgacaactctagggcagagcttccccacttttagaccttccgtgcgtctccgatcttgtggcatgtcaatccgttctattgcaaagaggtaactacctaggactcgattcagcgagctgcgacacctattGCTAGGACATTGAACACATTGCTCACTTTCCTTTGtcacagctggtgtcctcttttgtaagtccatgttcagatggcaatcattaacccctagttagtcaaactacgacaactctgattctaatgtttagatgagatacgtaggcacgagatgcgatgtcttgccgagtttgactgacgactaacaactaatccttacttgttttcgcccttgctgcgattcttttctctcgccctcattgcgatcaagaccttccctttctcttgccctagtttcaatcgagacccttgttcctgtagttagctgaactacgttttgctctgattctcattccagatgagatacgtaggcatgagatgcgatgtcttaccgagcacacttctctttcgcccataggtagccgagctacgaagactctgattctcatactcagatgagatacgtagacagtggatgcgacatccttgcaagtcattttcttttaacctccctcttagtaaatagtaccttagataaacctacaccctttagacaagaacaacaagagtggatcccatagagtactacggatgcgtaggggtgctaataccttcccttcgcataatcgactcccgaacccaagatttggttgcgagaccttgtcttttcctttttcttcaggttttcttcgatcgtttcctttccctcctttgggataaataacgaacggtggcgactcttctgttttcttttttcgccggttgtttttcgcgttgcgacatCAAGCAACCTGCTTAGACGCAAGGAATTACAACTCAACAAACATGAGTTTTTATTTTTGGGCATGTGATATATTAAAATGGTTAGTATTTTAGACTTTCGAATTTCAAAAACAGTCTTCGAATTCTAAAATTTAGAAAACAGTTCGAAAAGTTTCTAAGAGGTGAAAAAGGAATTAGTTCAAATATTTATGCTCCTTTGTATTGTATGTCTTTTAAAACATTTGAAGTTAATTTTTTAGAGAGCATATATGCAAATAATCTCTTAGACTTTTTTTTTAGAGTTGAGAGGGAGGGAGGAGAGGGTTTTGAAAAAAGAGAAGAATTGAATAAATAGAATAGAAAGATTTAGGTGGGGAGAGTTTAATTTGATTCAAAAACCAAATTTTTCCTGATTTAGAAGAACTAAATTTTTTTATTGGAGGAGTGTTTGAAGGATTTTGGAGGACTTATAGAAATTGttaaaatataatttatattgTTATATTacttaaaaaatttaaaaatattaataataatcactcttttattattatttacaaaatatttttttcaaaaaatattaaACATTTTTCTATATTTTTCTAAAAAACCGTTTTTCGAAACTCTCTTCCCCTCTCCTCCAAACTCCCGAACAAAGTCATAAGAAAATTTAAAGACCTCAAAACTCTTGTTTAATGTTTACCATCAATTATCAGTCTTGTATAAATTCACTTATTTTGTTGGCATGTTTTGTTGTTTAAGATAATTCTTAATAATATTTTAGAGTATAAGTAGAGCAATTGACTAGACAATAtaaaaaaagaatgaaaagaTGTTTCTATTATGATTGACTGATCTATGTGTTTAATATGAAAAACAAGTGTTAATTATAGATTCCTATGCTTTTTGATGAGAAATACATGATATTTTGTTGAAATGTAAATTTTCATATTAGATCTATAAAGTTGATCATAAAACAAATAACTTGAAAAGGGTTTTTACAACTGTGGTAGCAACTAGCAAACAATAAAGTGTTACTCATTTTGTACTGTTATCCAATACATTATGTAGCTGTTTGTTGTTGTAGGCTGGCTAGTTTGAAATAAGCTCCATCTATATTCTCTATAAGACTTGAATGAGTACCTTGTTCAATAATCTTTCCATCCTGCAAAACTGATATTTGATCTGCATTTCTTATTGTGGATAGCCTATGTGCCACAATAACTGTTGTTCTGTTTTGCATCAACTTATCTAAAGCTTGTTGAACAGCGCGCTCCGACTCTACATCTAGTGCGCTTGTTGCTTCGTCAAGAAGTAATATTTCAGGATTTCTCAAAATAGCTCTTGCAATGGCTACCCTTTGTTTTTGGCCACCGGATAGTTGAACTCCTCTCTCACCTGCTTTGGTTGAGTAGCCTTCAGGAAGTGCACTAATGAAATTATGAGCATTGGCCAGTTTAGCTGCTTCAATCACTTCTGATTCAGATGCTTCTTCTTTTCCGTAAAGAATGTTCTTGTAAATCGATGTTGCAAATAGAGCTGGTTCTTGTTGTACTAGACCAATGTGCTTCCTAAGCGATTTCAAATTCATTTCCTTGATATCTTTTCCTGTAAGAATTTCATCATCAACCATTGTTAAATGAATGTTTTACATTTATCCTAACCACCTACCATAGTTCTAAATTGCGCATTTGTCTGTGTTTTGCCACAATATCAAGGTTCACAGCGTAACCTCAATTCAGAACCATGGTGGTGACTACTTGCTCATTGACAGTACACACATGTATGGAATAAGAGAAATTAAATCATAAGTTGTTCACACATATTACCATCAATCATCACTTTTCCAGAAGTTGGATCATAAAATCTAAGTATGAGTGAGATTATTGAGCTTTTGCCAGAACCACTATGCCCAACCAAGGCAAGACTCTTCCCTGAAGGCACCATTAGATTGAAATTATCAAAAATAACAATGTTTGGTCTTGAAGGATAGCTAAAATTGATCTTTCTTAGCTCAATTGTTCCTTCCACTGTCATCAATTCTTCTCCAACATCATGCACTATTCCTGACTTTCGATCTATCATATCGAAAATTGATGAAACCATTTGATTCCCTTTCAAAAGGTCTGGTGCAAGTGCCAGTGTCTCTCCCATAGCCAGTGCAGTTACTATTAACACCATAAATGACTTCATGATTGATTTAAAGCTAGAAATTTCCTTTTCAATCAATACAGATCCATACCTGTAAAAGGTATATACATAATCCTCAGTACAACGAAAACTATGAATTACGGACATTGACACAGACACTAGCCTATGTGGCACCAACACTTCTAAATGAAGGCATGTCCACTGTCAGAGATGAACACGTCTTAACTATGAAGTGTCGGTGCTACATGGTAAGATGGATAAGACATTTATACTTTGATTTAAAGCAAATGAACAATTAAGGAAGCTAGAGATTGTACCACAAGGCTACGCCATACGATGAGAAAATAAAGAACTGGGAAATGCCATAAAATATGCCAGCAATTTGGCCTCGTTTGAACGAACGTTTGGAAGGCTCGACAAGCTCGTTAACATAAAGGTCAATAATCTTTTCTTCTGCACAAAATGCAGCCACAGTCCTTATATTACTGACAGCCTCCCCAGCTAACATGTTTGCTTTTAGATATGCTTTGCTTAGGTTACCACCGAATCCTTGCATGAAAAGTTTCTCACCAATGTGACCACTAATGATCAAAGGATATGTGGCCAAGACAACAAGTGTTATTCTCCAGTTCAAAATGAATGCAATGATAAATGAAGTAACAACGAGACCAACGTTCTGCAAGAGAATTGTAGAACGATCCACCACTATCGTTTTTAACAAAGTCGCATCGCTCTCTAAACGCGATGAAAGCACAGTGCTTGTGTTTCTTGTATCATCAAACCAACCAATTTCATTCTTCAAAATAGCTGCAGTTATATAAACAACATAAATTAGCGACAATTGACGACACCCCTGGAAAAAGAAGCTTGTAGTCGTCCTCATCATCCTAACGATTGAGACAGTGACATGGTTTATGCTGATTCGACAAAAATGAGGTAGATTTGAAGGCACAGATACTTGTTTTTCCCTGCTTTTGTCGAACCAGCATCAACCATGTCACTGTCTCAAGATAACAAACACACAAGTAAGTGTGATAAATAACAAGTTAATCAGAATTACCAGAAAGCATAATTTCTCTAACACGTAGCGTAAGTCGCTCTCCCATGATTCCAAAAGAAAGATGTTCAATGGAATAAGCAGTGATAGCTACAATCGCTGCTCCACAGAAGAGGAAAGCAATTTTTTTCACTTCATGTTGTGTGCTATCCCAATCCATGTAGTATGATACAAGAGCATGAGAGATTCCAAGAGCAAAAAGTGGCATAAGAGCACCAGTAACAAAAGCAGCCAAGGTTCCAAAAACTCCATAAGACCAATAAGGACCAATCATTGAATATAATCTTATCAATGAAACTGGCTTTGATTTTTCAATTCTTTCTGCTTCATCATCACATGCATGGCCAGTAGAGTCCTTATCTGAACGAAAACTACCACCAATAATCGATGTATGCGATGTTTCTCCTGCGTTCTTTATGCTACAATAAAAAACATAAGCTGAAAAAAAGCTGAAAACAACTGATGGACGTGTAAAATAATTTAATCCAGATAGGCCTTAAGAGATACAAATTTGAAGCACCTTGATGATTGTCCTAAGGAAGGATCCGAACAAGGATTGCCTTGAACAAGAGATACATAAACACTATTTGACTTGGAAATGAGCTCTTCATGATTTCCAGTTTCCACAATGCTCCCTTCTTTAACAACAGCTATCATATCTGCATTCCTAATGGTAGAAAGTCTATGTGCAACTATCACAGTTGTTCTACCGATCATGACACGATCAAGAGCCTCTTGTACACTTTTTTCAGACTCCGCATCCAAAGCACTAGTTGCTTCATCTAATAATAAGATAGATGGATTCTTAACTATAGCGCGAGATATCGCAATCCTTTGCTTTTGTCCTCCTGATAACTGTATCCCTCTCTCACCAACCTGTGAAAGAAATTCAATATCATCTCGTGAAGCAAAACCGTCTAACGAATTGGTTGAAGCATTATTACCTGAGTATCTAATCCATCAGGAAGATTGTTGATGAAAGAGTGAGCATCAGAAAGTTCCAAAGCGCGGTTTAGTTCTTCAGGTGTGGCGTCGTTTTTACCATACAATATGTTCTCCCTTATGGTTGTAGCAAAAAGTGCAGGCTCTTGATTAACTAGTCCAATTTGATGTCTAAGCCATTTTAGATCAAGTTCTCTTATATCATTTCTATCTAATAGAATTTGACCAGAAATTGGTTCATAGAAACGCTCAATTAACGAAATAATTGTGCTTTTTCCCGAACCACTTCCTCCTACAAGTGCCAAAATTTTACCAGAAGGAATCTCATGACAAAGATTGTTGAAAATAACAACATCAGGACGTGACGGATAGCTGAAACATACGTTAATAAATTGTATGTGACCGTCTATTTTTCTTAATTTTCGACCAGTTTTTGAGCTAACTTTGTCTCGACTTATCATCTCAAAAATAGGATACGCTGCTGATTTCGCTCTAACAAATGCAGAAATGTCTGGTGCTGCCTGCCCGAGTGACCTGAAAAGTTAAAAACAAAATAGTATTCATAGCGTAAAACACCTCAATAAACTCACAGTATGTTTGACAGAATCACGCGTGATTCTGTCAAACGTACCATGAGTCCAAACATACAGTCAAGTGTAAAAAAAACTTACAGGCCGGAGATAACAACATTGAGCATTGTAGTGAAAGCGACTCCACCATTGGCGATACCTTTgtgaacaacaatgctggtgAACCAAACAAGAAAAGCCCATGACAGAAAAAGAACACAATGCATAGAGCCTAGTCCAAGACCCTTTGCTAAACCTGCTTTTCTACCATTCTTATAAGTATTTCTCAAAGCTACTTTGTATGATATCACTGCTCTTTGTTCTCCTCCAAATGCTTGTACAGTTCTCACATTTCCTAACACTTCCTGAGCAATTTGACCAGCCCGCGTATACGATTTACGAACTTTCGCAATAAGACCGAACGAGACGTATGCATAAAGACCTCCGGCAATAGCAATCAAAGGAACAATCGCAAGTGTGACTAAACTAGTCTGCCAAACTTTGAAAAAACCGATTATAAAGCCGGCTATAAATCGGCTTATGTAGTGCATAAAGTTCCCAACCTGTAAGTTTAATGGAAAAACATGGTTCAAAATTGTATAACAAGGTCTAATTATGACCATGTTAATACACAATATAAATAAATGCTGGTATCAGGTATTGAACTTTAGACCGGAAGTTTACATCTCTTTTAACTCAACTAACACATATCAGTTGAACTAACTCACAAACTCAATTATGGCCGAGTTTATTGACAATTAGAATGTTTGCATGTGTACCTTCTCGGATAATGCTTCTTGAACAAATATGATGTCAGTTGTAATAGAAGAAATAACTTGTCCAGTTGATGGTTCAGTATCAAAAAGACTTATGTCTTGGTTCAACATTGATCTTAAATATGCCATCCTCATTTTTGCAGCTTGACGTTCTCCAGAATGCATCCAACAAGCTACTTCTGTGGATTTTAATTCAACATTATTCAAATATTTTATCTTGGTGAGTATGAGTACTACTGTATGTTTAAAGTCATACCAGCCCATGATGAAAACAATATTACTATACTTAGATACACAAAATCCAACGCATACTGCACATTCACAAACAGATAGAATATTAAAgttatatttatttaaaaaaattataaacagAAAAGTAATTGCCTGAAAAATAGTATACTAAATAGAATAGTATTAGAGAGGAAAGTTAGTTAAGGAATTTAGGAGGTAGTTATGAATGTTTCAACAGTGTATATATGTGATTGCTTAGAGCTTCATTTGAGAAATGTGAAAATATCATACAAAGTGCAAGTAGAGTTTGCTCTCTTTTCATCTCTTCACCATGAATGCTTACGATCATAGAATCATGTATTCATATTTGTGGAAATACAAGAGATTAAGAGATATTTGAATAAACCGAATATTTTAAAAAGTATTAtggagactttattatatatagagagattacaactagttacatgatatagtcgatgtgagactattctatatacaaatattcttaacactatatatttacaaatattaACACCCCCTCAAGCTTGAACATATAAGTCAAATGCATCAAGcttgttacatatataattaATTCTGAGACTTCGCATGGATTTTGTAAACACGTCTgccaattgatcattagagttgacaaaGCTTGTGAGGATGTCACCTGACTCGATCTTCTCTCTGACAAAGTGACagtctatctcaatatgtttggtcctctcaTGGAAGACTGGATTTGAAGCAATGTGCAGCGCAACTTGATTATTACAAATAAGTGTCATTGGTCTTGCTTCTTTAATTTAAAGTTCCTTGAGCAACtgttttaaccaaataagttcacatgttgTCATTGTCATGGTCCTATACTCTGTCTCGGCGCTTGATCTTACAACTAcgttttgtttcttactttttTAGGATATAAGATTTCCTCCAACAAGTACACAATACCCAGAGGTGGATCATCTATCAATTGGTGACCCTGCCCAATAGGCATCAGAGTATCCAACTATATGAGTATGTCCTTTATCTTCATACATTAGACCTTTTCCTAGAGCACatttgatgtatctcagaatTCGGATAACAACATTCATGTGTTCATGACAAGGGGAATTTAAGAACTGACTTACCACACTGACTGCAAAAGAAATGTTTGGACGAGTGACTCTAAAATAATTCAACTTTCTAACCAATCTCCTATACCTTCCTGAGTCAAATAAAAGGCTCCCCTTGATTGGATAGTAGTTTGACACTTGGATCCCTAGGAGTATCAACTGATTTAACATTCAACAAACatgtttcttccaaaatatccatagcatatttccgctgagaaatcaccaaaccatcttTAGATCAGGCTACCCCAATACCTAAGAAATAACAGAATTTACCAAGATCTTTTGTTTAAAATTGATTCGAGAGATGTTGTTTTAACTGGAGTATACATTGCTGATCATTACCAgttatgacaatatcatctacatacacaataagataaatacaccCTTGGGATGAGTGACGATAAAAAACAAAATGATCAACTTCACTATGGACCATACCAAATTGTTGTACTATAGTGCTGAATTTGTCGAACCAAACTCTCGGAGATTGCTTAATAAAGAGACCTGTGTAACCTACACACCATATTCAATGACTCCCTCTGAGCAACAAACCCAGGTGGttgctccatatatacttcctcttcaagatcacCATGTAGAAAAGCAATTTTGATGTCATGTTGATGAAGAGGCCAATGTCGAATGGCTGCAATGGCTAGAAGAAGTCTAACAGATGCCATCTTGGCTACATACGAGAAGGTATCACTATAATTCAATCCAAAAATCTGAGTGTATCCTTTGGCTGCCAAACGATCTTTAAATCGATCAATCTTACCATATGAACCAACCTTCGACGTATAAAGGCAACGATAACCTACTAAAGATTTCCCAGGGGGTAGAGGAACCCGTTCCAAGGTACCACCTCTTTGAAGAGCACACATTTCAACAATCATTGCTTGCCTCCACTCAGGGTGAGATAAAGCTTCACCTGAAGTTTTAGGAAGAGAAACAGAAGACAAAGAAGATAAACAAGTATACTACAAAGGGGAAAGAGGAtgataacataaatcaatataatgTGGAGAAGGATTTCGTGTTACCTTTTTGAAGGGAAATTGGAAGATCGGACTCAGGTTGCAGGATCGGATTCGGTGATGGCGGAAGCGTCGAAGGAGAGTCTGCAATAACCTCAGGGACAAGTCTGACCTCGGAGACAGGAACGACATGCGTTGTGTGACGAAGCTGATATGTTTGAAGTGGTCTAGAAGTTAAGGGGTCAAGAGCCATAGATTGATGGGGGATAATGGTAGACGGGACATTAATAACTGCCGGAAAAGGTGTGAGAGTACTTTCTTGAATGGGTTATGGAGTTACGTGATTGAACTCGAAATATGGAACATACTCAAAGAAGGTAACATCGTCCGATATGATGTATCATTGTAGAGTATGTGAATAACAATGATAACCTTTTTGGGATCGATGATAACCAAGAAAGACACACTTTAGTGATCGAGCTAATAGCTTATCAAGACCAGGAGAGAGATTGTATACAAAACATGTGGATCTGAAGACTCGGGGAGGAATTGGGAAAAAAGATTGAATGAGGGATTTTATTGTTAAGGATAGATGAGGGCATGCGATTTATAAGGTAACATGTCGTTGGCACAACATCCCCCTAAAACTGAAGTGGAACATTACCATGGAGAAGTAGGGCCGAATGGTTTTTACGAGATGCCGATTTTTGCGTTCGGCTACCCtgttttgttgaggtgtgtgagGGCAAGATGTTTGGTGGAGAATACCATTGCATGACATAAAGTTTTGAAATAGTTGGGATGAATATTCATGGGCATTGTCACTTCTTAAAGTATGGATAGACACACCGGATTAAGTTCTTATTTCTTGATAGAATTGTTCAAAGATAGTAAATAATTCATATCTATTCTTTAAAAATAACCACGTGCAACGTGAAAAATCATCAACAAAGGTGACAAAATACCTAGACTCAGGAGTAAAGACATCACGCGAGGGACCCCAAACATCGGtgtgaactaaagcaaaagggAACGAAGCTCGTTTATTGACTCGATTGGGAAACTGACCATGAGTCTGTTTCCCTAACTGACACGACTCCCAATGTATATTAGATACCTCCGATAAATTTGACACCAACTTATATAGTTTAGAAAGACTGGGATGAACTAACTGAGAATGGATAGTGAGTGGAGAATCTTTGGTTGAGCATGTCTAATATGACACTGAGAGAT includes:
- the LOC127075025 gene encoding ABC transporter B family member 2, which encodes MSKRGSRGRKVPLLKLFSFADFYDYVLMAVGSVGACIHGASVPVFFIFFGKIINVIGLAYLFPKEASHQVAEYALDFVYLSIVILFSSWAEVACWMHSGERQAAKMRMAYLRSMLNQDISLFDTEPSTGQVISSITTDIIFVQEALSEKVGNFMHYISRFIAGFIIGFFKVWQTSLVTLAIVPLIAIAGGLYAYVSFGLIAKVRKSYTRAGQIAQEVLGNVRTVQAFGGEQRAVISYKVALRNTYKNGRKAGLAKGLGLGSMHCVLFLSWAFLVWFTSIVVHKGIANGGVAFTTMLNVVISGLSLGQAAPDISAFVRAKSAAYPIFEMISRDKVSSKTGRKLRKIDGHIQFINVCFSYPSRPDVVIFNNLCHEIPSGKILALVGGSGSGKSTIISLIERFYEPISGQILLDRNDIRELDLKWLRHQIGLVNQEPALFATTIRENILYGKNDATPEELNRALELSDAHSFINNLPDGLDTQVGERGIQLSGGQKQRIAISRAIVKNPSILLLDEATSALDAESEKSVQEALDRVMIGRTTVIVAHRLSTIRNADMIAVVKEGSIVETGNHEELISKSNSVYVSLVQGNPCSDPSLGQSSSIKNAGETSHTSIIGGSFRSDKDSTGHACDDEAERIEKSKPVSLIRLYSMIGPYWSYGVFGTLAAFVTGALMPLFALGISHALVSYYMDWDSTQHEVKKIAFLFCGAAIVAITAYSIEHLSFGIMGERLTLRVREIMLSAILKNEIGWFDDTRNTSTVLSSRLESDATLLKTIVVDRSTILLQNVGLVVTSFIIAFILNWRITLVVLATYPLIISGHIGEKLFMQGFGGNLSKAYLKANMLAGEAVSNIRTVAAFCAEEKIIDLYVNELVEPSKRSFKRGQIAGIFYGISQFFIFSSYGVALWYGSVLIEKEISSFKSIMKSFMVLIVTALAMGETLALAPDLLKGNQMVSSIFDMIDRKSGIVHDVGEELMTVEGTIELRKINFSYPSRPNIVIFDNFNLMVPSGKSLALVGHSGSGKSSIISLILRFYDPTSGKVMIDGKDIKEMNLKSLRKHIGLVQQEPALFATSIYKNILYGKEEASESEVIEAAKLANAHNFISALPEGYSTKAGERGVQLSGGQKQRVAIARAILRNPEILLLDEATSALDVESERAVQQALDKLMQNRTTVIVAHRLSTIRNADQISVLQDGKIIEQGTHSSLIENIDGAYFKLASLQQQTAT